In one Pempheris klunzingeri isolate RE-2024b chromosome 8, fPemKlu1.hap1, whole genome shotgun sequence genomic region, the following are encoded:
- the smg5 gene encoding nonsense-mediated mRNA decay factor SMG5, which produces MSGPGQDSEPEAKVLLIKRLYRAVVESVHKLDVIIGSKASYREVFKPENISLRNKLRELCVKLMFLHPVDYGRKAEELLWRKVYYEVIQVIKTNKKHIHSRSALECAYRTHLIAGVGFYQHLLLYIQSHYQLELQDCIDWTHVTDPLIGRKKPVSATPKEMEWAQMACHRCLVYLGDLARYQNELAGVEAEQLAERFYHQALSVMPHVGMPFNQLGTLAGSKFYNVEATYYYLRCIQSDAPFEGAYGNLKRLFDKAAKMYHQVKKQEMKKLSPSRQRSKDIKRLLVSFMYLQSLLQPKNSLMETELTSLCQSVLEDFNLVLFYLPPPTHGGAHPSPSEEEEEQQHADSSCPVLPDTLVFKMVVTCLMVVHSLKRGGSKQYSASIAFTLALFSHLVNHVNIRLQAELEEAESQVPPLHSDATDDPEMRDLSVPPTDRLDEKPLQNGSLEQDDEEEKDEDGSERVGAKKHSSEEEQRKLEEEKQRQKKKYTRLSRLRRRRCARKDTRGEDESDLSEGFESEEDEDDDDERRGHADSTGDATTGTSPNPPSNRKETKRDHLGEEGSWGSGSEEEEEGGTAFDVETDSDMNSQESRSDLEDIEDTENSDNLEGQAREQQDEEEEDDQPKEEGGDRDGDTPPTTNGPLMPSDSSISSNLQAMSSQLFQAKRCFRLAPTFSNMLLRPQASSSSGVPTPTDASAPPSQETPPPPGDLPCDINPSTANGTNENDLDSDSEGSQHSTQSVHSEKTLLEKLEILTNQGLIQVVKVFIDWLRTNTDIILMCAQSSQSLWNRLSVLLNLLPDGSKMLEAELGLNAEVTELLNECEQPGLVQSLLLPEDLALRHLPALNVAHRRLDFARRNPSLSPLQECVVRVCCIRSFGHFLTNLQGNVLHFNPEAGIFTSISQSEQDNLVQQAKAQFKMAEEEARRNRLMRDMAQLRLQLEVSQLEGSLQQPKAQSSMSPYLVPDTAALCQHLNLIRQLASSGCFIIIIPRTVIDGLDRLKKENAGARDGIRFLESEFRKGNRYIRCQKESGRSFERDKLKRQDVEAWHLYKMVDSCRQLTVSQSNGDEDTAGMVTILTGHQVEELCTQSAAMKSAMQAAGSAGMELKNIVEFYRQWKEIG; this is translated from the exons gCTGAGGGAGCTGTGTGTGAAGCTGATGTTCCTCCACCCTGTCGATTACGGCCGTAAGGCTGAGGAACTGCTCTGGAGGAAGGTTTACTATGAGGTCATCCAGGTTATCAAGACCAACAAGAAG CACATCCACAGCCGCAGCGCTCTGGAGTGTGCCTACCGTACACACCTGATCGCTGGAGTGGGTTTCTACCAGCACCTGCTGCTCTACATCCAGTCACATTACcagctggagctgcaggacTGCATCGACTGGACCCACGTCACAGACCCACTGATCG GCCGAAAGAAACCAGTGTCAGCCACCCCCAAGGAGATGGAGTGGGCACAGATGGCCTGTCATCGCTGTCTGGTCTACCTTGGAGATCTAG CCCGTTACCAAAATGAACTTGCCGGAGTCGAGGCAGAGCAGCTGGCAGAAAGGTTTTATCATCAGGCCCTGTCCGTCATGCCACACGTAG GAATGCCCTTTAACCAACTGGGCACACTGGCAGGGAGCAAGTTCTACAATGTTGAAGCAACCTACTACTACCTACGCTG CATCCAATCAGACGCCCCCTTTGAGGGCGCCTATGGCAACCTGAAGCGCCTGTTCGACAAAGCTGCCAAGATGTACCACCAAGTGAAGAAGCAGGAAATGAAGAAGCTGTCTCCATCACGACAAAG atcAAAAGACATTAAGCGCCTCCTGGTGAGCTTCATGTACCTTCAGAGCCTGCTGCAGCCCAAGAACAG TCTAATGGAGACGGAGCTGACGTCGCTCTGCCAGTCAGTGCTGGAGGACTTCAACCTGGTGTTGTTCTACCTGCCACCACCGACACATGGTGGTGCCCACCCCTCCcccagcgaggaggaggaggagcagcagcacgcTGACAGCTCCTGCCCCGTGCTTCCCGACACCCTCGTATTCAAGATGGTGGTCACGTGTCTGATGGTGGTGCACAGCCTGAAGAGGGGAG GATCAAAGCAGTACAGTGCATCCATAGCGTTTACTCTGGCGCTGTTCTCTCATCTGGTGAACCACGTCAACATCCGGCTGCAGGCTGAACTGGAGGAAGCGGAGAGCCAGGTGCCTCCACTTCATAGTGACGCcacag ATGACCCGGAGATGAGGGATTTGTCAGTTCCACCGACGGATCGCCTTGATGAGAAGCCTTTGCAGAATGGCTCCCTAGAGCAAGATgacgaggaggagaaggacGAAGATGGCAGCGAAAGGGTTGGCGCCAAAAAGCACAGCAGTGAGGAAGAACAGCGCAAGttggaggaagagaaacagagacagaagaagaagtacACGCGCCTCTCTAGACTCCGTAGACGCCGCTGTGCCCGCAAGGACACTCGAGGAGAGGATGAAAGTGACCTGAGCGAAGGCTTTGAGAGCGAAGAGGATGAAGACGACGATGACGAAAGGAGGGGTCACGCTGATTCAACAGGTGACGCCACAACAGGAACCTCGCCCAATCCTCCATCTAATAGGAAGGAGACTAAGAGAGACCACCTGGGTGAGGAGGGCAGCTGGGGGAGTGgctccgaggaggaggaggaaggagggacaGCATTCGATGTGGAGACCGACTCGGACATGAACAGCCAGGAGTCCCGATCGGACCTGGAAGACATAGAGGACACGGAAAACTCGGACAACTTGGAGGGTCAGGCGCGGGAGCAgcaggacgaagaggaggaggacgaccaACCCAAGGAGGAAGGAGGCGACAGGGACGGTGACACCCCTCCGACCACCAACGGGCCTCTCATGCCCAGCGACTCCAGCATCAGCAGTAACCTCCAGGCCATGTCCTCACAACTCTTCCAGGCAAAGCGCTGCTTCCGCCTGGCGCCAACCTTCAGCAACATGTTGCTGAGGCCTCAAGCCTCATCTTCCTCGGGTGTTCCCACCCCTACTGATGCCTCTGCGCCCCCCTCGCAAGAGACACCCCCCCCTCCTGGGGATTTGCCCTGCGACATAAACCCTAGTACTGCCAACGGAACAAATGAAAATG ACTTGGACTCTGATTCAGAAGGCAGCCAACACAGCACTCAATCAGTACATAGTGAGAAAACCCTCTTAGAGAAGCTGGAgatcctgaccaatcagggGTTGATCCAGGTGGTGAAGGTCTTTATTGACTGGCTAAGGACAAACACCGACATAATTCTCATGTGTGCACAG AGTTCTCAGAGCCTGTGGAACCGACTGTCTGTGCTGCTCAACCTGCTACCAGATGGCAGCAAGATGCTCGAGGCTG AGCTGGGGCTGAACGCAGAGGTGACAGAGCTGCTAAATGAGTGTGAGCAGCCCGGCttggtccagagtctgctgctgcctgaggaTTTGGCTCTGCGACACCTACCTGCTCTCAACGTAGCTCACCGCCGCCTTGATTTTGCTCGCCGCAACCCGTCCCTCAGCCCCCTACAGGAg tgtgtggtgcgtgtgtgttgcaTCCGCAGCTTTGGCCACTTCCTAACCAATCTCCAGGGCAACGTGTTGCATTTCAACCCGGAGGCGGGCATCTTCACCAGCATCAGCCAGTCTGAGCAGGATAATCTGGTGCAGCAGGCCAAGGCCCAGTTCAAGATG GCTGAAGAGGAGGCTCGTCGAAATCGCTTAATGAGGGATATGGCCCAGCTTCGACTGCAG TTGGAGGTGTCACAGCTAGAGGGCAGCCTTCAGCAGCCTAAGGCCCAGTCGTCCATGTCCCCGTACCTGGTGCCAGACACGGCTGCTCTCTGCCAACACCTGAACCTCATCCGGCAGCTGGCCAGCAGCGgctgcttcatcatcatcatcccacGGACAG TTATTGATGGACTTGACAGATTGAAGAAGGAAAACGCGGGAGCGAGGGATGGAATCCGCTTCCTGGAGTCTGAATTTCGCAAAGGCAACag GTACATCCGCTGCCAGAAGGAGTCGGGTCGAAGTTTTGAAAGAGATAAACTGAAACGTCAGGACGTGGAAGCCTG GCATTTGTACAAGATGGTGGACAGTTGTCGTCAGCTAACGGTCTCCCAGAGCAACGGAGATGAAGATACAGCCGGCATGGTGACCATTCTCACAGGCCATCAGGTGGAAGAGCTTTGCACTCAGTCAGCAGCAATGAAG TCGGCGATGCAGGCGGCGGGCTCGGCGGGCATGGAGCTGAAGAACATCGTGGAGTTCTACCGGCAGTGGAAGGAGATTGGCTGA